A single Arachnia propionica DNA region contains:
- a CDS encoding SDR family oxidoreductase has translation MSPAPRTSFGASESTRLHTPPLLTGRIAELLAGKKIAMTGVTGFIGEQMLWKFLTECPDTTTAVLVRRKGSLSATQRVASLLKKKIFKDIVDEAGSVEELMAARIDVIEGDLPDAPELPRDIDVLVHCAGDVSFDPPIDAAFKTNVLGVKALLKRFRESCSDENGNLVRVPHYVHISTAYTAGRRRGPIPEAAHPHEVDYEAETRAALAMTDLVEARSRTSEQLTALRKEAEKLHRRAGYLTTSEDTERRRLAWVKKELVAAGTERARSLGWTDVYTFAKAMGEAVVADLCRDMQVSIVRPAIVESSLRYPHPGWIEGFKMADPIILAYGRGQLPEFPASPDAVIDIIPCDYVVNTIVAVCATQPKVGEPEFYHCSSGARNPLTFRGIYEHIRSYFSRHPYRDGQGSHQLATWNFPGPEPVERKLWFAEKGVAIGNRLLSFAPRGKKTRAAAQALDKTAKQLDFLNRYLSLYGEYLQSELHFVDDCTLALHNSLHEDDRETFGFDSGTLDWTHYLEDVHAPAITDPVRRLEAARRRRKARSATYRDLKAAEPGKVLAAFDLDGTVMTTNVIETYLWLRLPELSLTQRAGELMRVAAQLPNYLGAERKDRGVFLRQVYRRYEGARLDELGRFVDERLTPFVLDRTSPDAVRRIREHREAGHTTILLTGVIRPLTRPFEGLFDHIVAADLATDADGVCTGFLTGPPMVGDSRAAWLTHYAGLYGIDLSASFAYADSHVDLPMLRSVGNPVAVSPDIGLMRAAKESGWSIIEWPSHALQPRWKLPS, from the coding sequence ATGAGCCCCGCGCCACGCACCAGCTTCGGAGCCTCGGAATCGACCCGCCTGCACACCCCGCCGCTGCTGACCGGGCGGATCGCCGAACTGCTCGCGGGTAAGAAGATCGCCATGACGGGCGTCACCGGTTTCATCGGTGAGCAGATGCTCTGGAAATTCCTCACCGAATGCCCGGACACGACCACCGCGGTGCTGGTGCGCCGCAAGGGTTCCCTGTCGGCCACCCAACGGGTCGCCTCGCTGCTCAAGAAGAAGATCTTCAAGGACATCGTCGACGAGGCCGGTTCCGTCGAGGAACTGATGGCCGCTCGCATCGATGTGATCGAGGGCGATCTCCCGGACGCCCCGGAACTGCCGCGCGACATCGACGTGCTGGTGCACTGCGCAGGGGACGTCTCCTTTGACCCGCCCATCGACGCGGCGTTCAAGACCAACGTGCTGGGCGTCAAGGCGCTGCTGAAACGATTCCGCGAATCCTGCTCCGACGAGAACGGCAACCTGGTGCGCGTCCCGCACTACGTCCACATCTCGACGGCCTACACGGCGGGGCGCCGCAGGGGACCGATCCCGGAGGCCGCCCACCCCCACGAGGTGGACTACGAGGCCGAGACCCGGGCGGCGCTGGCGATGACCGATCTCGTCGAGGCAAGGTCCCGCACCTCCGAGCAGCTGACGGCGCTGCGCAAGGAGGCCGAGAAACTGCACCGCCGCGCCGGATACCTCACCACCAGCGAGGACACCGAACGGCGGCGGCTCGCCTGGGTGAAGAAGGAACTGGTGGCCGCGGGCACGGAACGGGCCCGTTCGCTGGGCTGGACCGACGTCTACACCTTCGCCAAGGCGATGGGTGAGGCGGTCGTCGCGGACCTGTGCCGCGACATGCAGGTCTCCATCGTCCGCCCGGCAATCGTGGAGTCGTCGCTGAGATACCCGCATCCGGGATGGATCGAGGGTTTCAAGATGGCCGATCCGATCATCCTGGCTTACGGGCGGGGGCAACTGCCCGAGTTCCCGGCCTCCCCGGACGCAGTGATCGACATCATCCCCTGCGACTACGTGGTCAACACCATCGTCGCGGTCTGCGCCACCCAGCCGAAGGTGGGGGAACCGGAGTTCTATCACTGCTCGTCGGGGGCCAGGAATCCCCTGACCTTCCGCGGCATCTATGAGCACATCCGCTCCTACTTCTCCCGCCACCCGTACCGGGACGGACAGGGATCCCACCAACTGGCCACGTGGAACTTCCCCGGACCGGAACCGGTGGAACGCAAGCTCTGGTTCGCGGAGAAGGGGGTTGCGATCGGCAACCGCCTGCTGAGTTTCGCCCCGCGCGGCAAGAAGACCCGCGCCGCCGCCCAGGCCCTCGACAAGACGGCCAAGCAGCTGGACTTCCTCAACAGGTACCTGAGCCTCTACGGCGAATACCTCCAGTCCGAGCTGCACTTCGTCGACGACTGCACCCTGGCGCTGCACAACAGTCTCCACGAGGATGACCGCGAAACTTTCGGTTTCGACTCGGGAACCCTCGACTGGACCCACTATCTGGAGGACGTGCACGCTCCGGCGATCACGGATCCCGTGCGTCGCCTCGAGGCCGCCCGGCGGCGCCGAAAGGCCCGTTCCGCCACCTACCGGGACCTCAAAGCCGCCGAGCCCGGGAAGGTGCTGGCCGCTTTCGACCTGGACGGCACGGTGATGACCACCAACGTCATCGAGACCTACCTGTGGCTGAGGCTACCCGAGCTGTCGCTGACGCAGCGTGCGGGGGAGTTGATGAGGGTCGCCGCTCAGCTGCCCAACTACCTGGGGGCCGAACGCAAGGATCGTGGGGTGTTCCTGCGGCAGGTGTACCGCCGCTACGAAGGCGCCAGGCTGGACGAGCTGGGACGTTTCGTCGATGAGCGGCTGACCCCGTTCGTACTGGACCGAACCTCCCCCGATGCGGTCCGGCGCATTCGCGAACACCGGGAAGCCGGGCACACCACGATCCTCCTCACCGGCGTCATCCGTCCCCTGACCAGGCCCTTCGAGGGGCTCTTTGACCACATCGTCGCCGCCGACCTGGCGACGGATGCGGACGGGGTGTGCACAGGTTTCCTGACCGGTCCCCCCATGGTGGGGGACTCCCGTGCGGCATGGCTCACCCATTACGCGGGCCTTTACGGTATCGACTTGTCGGCCTCCTTCGCCTACGCGGACAGTCACGTCGACCTGCCGATGCTGCGCTCCGTCGGAAATCCCGTCGCGGTCAGCCCGGACATCGGCCTGATGCGTGCCGCCAAGGAATCCGGCTGGTCGATCATCGAGTGGCCCTCCCACGCGCTGCAGCCCAGATGGAAGCTGCCGTCGTGA
- the priA gene encoding bifunctional 1-(5-phosphoribosyl)-5-((5-phosphoribosylamino)methylideneamino)imidazole-4-carboxamide isomerase/phosphoribosylanthranilate isomerase PriA, producing MVLCPASRLHGRVRVVEALQLLPAVDVQDGQAVQLVQGVAGTQKEFGDPLSAALRWQEEGASWIHLVDLDAAFGRGSNADLLAGIIGRLDVDVELSGGIRDDASLERALGTGCRRVNIGTAALERPQWCERIIETHGDRIAIGLDVRGERLAARGWTTEGGPWAETLNRLAVAGCRRFVVTDVNSDGMLTGPNLDLLGDICARTDAAVIASGGISTLDDLRALRELTRDGVEGAIIGTALYLGRFTLAEAIEVAGPQQIGEAA from the coding sequence ATGGTTCTCTGTCCCGCAAGCCGGCTTCACGGTAGGGTTCGCGTCGTGGAAGCATTGCAGTTGTTGCCCGCCGTGGACGTCCAGGACGGCCAGGCCGTCCAACTCGTCCAAGGCGTCGCGGGCACCCAGAAGGAGTTCGGGGATCCGCTGTCCGCGGCCCTCAGATGGCAGGAGGAGGGGGCGTCCTGGATCCATCTGGTCGATCTCGACGCCGCCTTCGGGCGCGGCTCCAACGCCGACCTGCTCGCCGGGATCATCGGCAGGTTGGACGTGGACGTCGAACTCTCCGGGGGAATCCGGGACGATGCGTCCCTGGAGCGGGCCCTCGGCACCGGATGCCGCAGGGTCAACATCGGTACCGCCGCGCTGGAACGGCCCCAGTGGTGCGAACGAATCATCGAAACCCATGGTGACCGCATAGCCATCGGCCTAGACGTGCGCGGTGAAAGGCTCGCTGCCCGGGGCTGGACCACCGAGGGGGGGCCGTGGGCCGAGACACTCAACCGGCTGGCAGTGGCCGGGTGCCGGCGTTTCGTCGTCACCGACGTCAACTCCGACGGCATGCTCACCGGCCCGAACCTCGACCTGTTGGGCGATATCTGCGCCCGCACCGATGCCGCTGTGATCGCATCCGGTGGCATCTCCACCCTGGATGACCTGCGCGCCCTGCGGGAGCTCACCCGCGACGGCGTGGAAGGGGCCATCATCGGCACAGCCCTCTACCTTGGCAGGTTCACCCTGGCCGAGGCCATCGAGGTCGCCGGCCCGCAGCAGATCGGAGAGGCGGCATGA
- a CDS encoding GNAT family N-acetyltransferase: MGEGGAVEFYIENHLKWRLLTPDDWDEMLSLRAQLEALDDLVLPATDRVIGGARSITAGDAIGGWDSYGNLSAFGWNIPEPGSHPAKLFLLGGVHPTHRYQGIGRALLAWQEERALAWRDEQHPGEPIWLGSYVEADQTCLRHLLVQRGFLAERYFFDMHRELFDLPRPHDIPGLVFENFTPERSHQVLELHNSCFSAQIDDDAWAESLGEETFRADWSWVAIKGDEVVGYCLSGTDDAAGLDGVMEGWCDRLGVAGAHRHQGVAEALLARSLRSMADSGCPAAGIGVDTRNRAVADWLHRVLGYEERDSVTLLGKSIPAA; the protein is encoded by the coding sequence ATGGGTGAGGGAGGAGCAGTGGAGTTCTACATCGAGAACCATCTCAAGTGGCGTCTCCTCACCCCCGACGACTGGGATGAGATGCTCTCCCTCAGAGCCCAGCTGGAGGCCCTGGACGACCTCGTGCTGCCAGCCACCGACCGGGTGATCGGGGGAGCGCGGAGCATAACGGCAGGGGATGCCATCGGCGGCTGGGACTCCTACGGGAACCTGTCGGCCTTCGGGTGGAACATCCCGGAGCCGGGAAGCCATCCCGCGAAACTCTTCCTGCTCGGCGGGGTTCACCCGACCCACAGATACCAGGGAATCGGGCGTGCACTGCTGGCCTGGCAGGAGGAACGGGCACTCGCCTGGCGTGACGAACAACACCCCGGGGAACCGATCTGGCTCGGTTCCTACGTGGAGGCGGACCAGACCTGTTTGCGGCACCTGCTCGTGCAACGAGGCTTTCTGGCGGAGCGTTACTTCTTCGACATGCACAGGGAACTGTTCGACCTGCCCAGGCCGCACGACATTCCCGGGCTGGTCTTCGAGAACTTCACCCCGGAACGCAGCCACCAGGTTCTGGAGCTGCACAACTCGTGCTTCAGCGCCCAGATCGACGACGACGCGTGGGCGGAGTCGCTGGGGGAGGAAACCTTCCGCGCCGACTGGTCATGGGTCGCGATCAAAGGCGATGAGGTCGTCGGGTACTGCCTGTCGGGAACCGACGACGCGGCGGGCCTGGACGGCGTGATGGAGGGCTGGTGCGACCGGCTGGGCGTGGCCGGGGCACACCGGCACCAAGGGGTGGCCGAGGCCCTGCTGGCCCGGTCGCTGCGTTCGATGGCCGATTCGGGCTGCCCCGCCGCGGGCATCGGGGTGGACACCCGCAACCGCGCCGTCGCGGATTGGCTGCACCGGGTGCTGGGATACGAGGAACGCGACAGCGTGACCCTGTTGGGAAAGAGCATTCCGGCTGCTTGA
- a CDS encoding YebC/PmpR family DNA-binding transcriptional regulator: protein MSGHSKWATTKHKKAVIDAKRGKLFAKLIKNVEVAARLGGGDPGGNPTLYDAIQKAKKSSVPNDNIDRAVKRGSGAISGGADYETIMYEAYGPSGIAILIECLTDNRNRSASDVRVAVTRNGGTMADVGSVQRLFARKGVVVVPKQQESREVTEDDLLEAALEAGLEEVNDEDEAWEAVCDPGDTVEVRKAIEAVGFDYDSSEVQFVASFDQDVDTVELAQKIFRIIDALEDSDDVQNVFTNLNLTPEVAAALDSED, encoded by the coding sequence ATGAGCGGACACTCCAAATGGGCGACGACCAAACACAAGAAGGCGGTCATTGACGCCAAACGCGGCAAGCTGTTCGCCAAGCTGATCAAGAACGTGGAAGTGGCGGCTCGGCTGGGTGGCGGGGATCCGGGCGGCAACCCGACGCTCTACGACGCCATCCAGAAGGCCAAGAAGTCCAGCGTTCCGAACGACAACATCGACCGCGCGGTGAAACGCGGCTCCGGCGCCATATCCGGTGGCGCCGACTACGAGACGATCATGTACGAGGCCTACGGGCCCTCCGGGATCGCGATCCTGATCGAATGCCTGACCGACAACCGGAACCGCTCCGCCTCGGACGTGCGTGTCGCGGTCACCCGCAACGGCGGCACCATGGCCGATGTCGGCTCGGTGCAGCGTCTGTTCGCCCGCAAGGGGGTCGTCGTGGTTCCCAAGCAGCAGGAGAGCAGGGAGGTCACGGAGGACGACCTGCTCGAGGCCGCTCTGGAGGCGGGTCTCGAGGAGGTCAATGACGAGGACGAGGCCTGGGAGGCGGTCTGCGATCCCGGTGACACCGTGGAGGTCCGCAAGGCCATCGAGGCGGTGGGGTTCGACTACGACTCCTCGGAGGTGCAGTTCGTCGCATCCTTCGATCAGGATGTCGACACCGTGGAGCTCGCCCAGAAGATCTTCCGCATCATCGACGCCCTGGAGGACTCCGACGACGTGCAGAACGTCTTCACCAACCTGAACCTCACGCCGGAGGTGGCAGCGGCCCTCGATTCCGAGGATTGA
- the ruvB gene encoding Holliday junction branch migration DNA helicase RuvB, which translates to MDFSEVDPVGRSEEKDFEAALRPKRLNEFEGQPRVRDQLGLVLEAARHRGSSPDHVLLSGPPGLGKTTLAMIIAAELGVNLRISSGPAIQHAGDLAAILSGLDEGDVLFLDEIHRLARPAEEMLYLAMEDFRVDVVVGKGPGATAIPIDLPAFTLVGATTRAGLLPGPLRDRFGFTAQLEFYDAADLAGIVAASAVKLGVRLKEVAAKEIAGRSRGTPRIANRLLRRVRDYAQVGGHREVELEHARAALELYEVDERGLDRLDRGVLRNLCTLFNGGPVGLSTLALSVGEETETVSEVAEPFLIREGLMMRTPRGRIATAAGWRHLGLRPPVGEPSLFE; encoded by the coding sequence GTGGATTTCTCTGAGGTGGATCCTGTCGGCCGCTCCGAGGAGAAGGACTTCGAGGCGGCGCTGCGTCCAAAGCGCTTGAATGAGTTCGAGGGGCAGCCCCGGGTTCGTGATCAACTCGGTCTTGTCCTCGAGGCGGCGAGGCATCGGGGTAGCAGCCCGGATCACGTGCTCCTGTCCGGTCCGCCGGGGCTGGGGAAAACTACTTTGGCGATGATCATCGCGGCCGAACTCGGTGTGAATCTGCGCATCTCGTCGGGTCCCGCGATCCAGCACGCGGGTGACCTGGCAGCGATACTCTCGGGCCTCGACGAGGGCGACGTGCTGTTCCTCGACGAGATCCACCGACTCGCCCGTCCCGCCGAGGAGATGCTCTACCTGGCGATGGAGGACTTCCGAGTCGATGTGGTGGTCGGCAAGGGGCCGGGAGCGACCGCCATCCCGATAGACCTGCCGGCCTTCACCCTGGTCGGGGCCACCACCCGGGCGGGCCTGCTGCCGGGGCCGTTGCGGGACCGGTTCGGTTTCACCGCACAGCTGGAGTTCTACGATGCCGCAGATCTGGCAGGCATCGTCGCGGCGTCGGCCGTGAAACTGGGGGTGCGGCTGAAGGAGGTGGCCGCCAAGGAGATCGCGGGCCGCTCGCGTGGCACCCCTCGGATCGCGAACCGGCTGCTGCGCCGGGTCCGTGACTACGCCCAAGTGGGGGGACACCGGGAGGTGGAACTCGAACACGCCCGGGCCGCCCTGGAGCTCTACGAGGTCGACGAACGCGGCCTGGACCGGCTCGACAGGGGGGTGCTGCGCAACCTGTGCACCCTGTTCAACGGGGGGCCCGTCGGCCTGTCCACCCTGGCGCTCAGCGTGGGGGAGGAAACCGAGACCGTCTCCGAGGTGGCGGAACCCTTCCTGATCCGTGAGGGCCTGATGATGCGCACTCCGCGCGGTAGGATCGCCACCGCAGCCGGCTGGCGGCATCTCGGTCTGCGTCCTCCGGTCGGTGAGCCTTCGCTGTTCGAGTGA
- the yajC gene encoding preprotein translocase subunit YajC has protein sequence MPGLDLLLMLVVFVGAAYFLMIRPQQKRMREHQSQIDALLPGARVILNSGIFATISHIADTQAIVELAPGVEVTILKQAIARVTKNDEEEFEFTDEAEETPEGEESEESVDGVDAPEPEDTSATEEPVSEKN, from the coding sequence ATGCCAGGTCTCGATCTGCTTTTGATGCTCGTCGTCTTCGTGGGCGCCGCATATTTCTTGATGATCCGGCCCCAGCAGAAGCGCATGCGTGAGCACCAGTCCCAGATTGACGCGCTGCTGCCCGGAGCCCGCGTCATCCTCAACTCCGGTATTTTCGCCACCATCTCCCACATCGCCGACACGCAGGCGATTGTGGAGCTGGCTCCCGGTGTCGAGGTAACCATTCTCAAACAGGCCATTGCACGCGTCACCAAGAACGATGAGGAGGAGTTCGAATTCACCGACGAGGCGGAGGAAACCCCCGAGGGCGAGGAGAGCGAGGAGAGCGTGGACGGTGTTGACGCCCCCGAGCCGGAGGACACCTCCGCGACCGAAGAGCCCGTTTCCGAGAAAAACTGA
- a CDS encoding lactate racemase domain-containing protein has protein sequence MEAAVVTRPGFVLKVDERTPPLLTLAGSNVSLQRFPTGTGVVYPPQPVPSSDPVALVEGALANPVNSTPLVGLLRPGMKLTVVVGNVDPVQPGMRFDIRRSIVERVLEHAAKARVDDVAIVVAGGLGPRWGGQDIVEALGDRVATSFLPEGRITSHDVTSEDLVTVATVTGEPVKVEARIAESDLVVLVDVCHGPGERMLLAAGATDVATINRVGGFGGSESECRRVATAIHRAIPVFSIIAVLGQPYLGRHLSFLNHCEWEWRLPEQVAYATARQFTALLPRQGTQKLYAAPSADYELCDVIGGDPAQVATRAAEVWRAANAVAAPRTGILLTSVWGGGLDPGDPVGSPVNASHQALRNAGTSLLRDGGILIAFHPLSRVFPNRTLAPAADFFTKVLPVTREPAEIHERFERQALADDWYLKLYRDHNAWHPLAVFHTWYGIRRDTARLADVIWVGADRETARILGQRAATTLDDALDLARQITGDRGDATYLHGPGRIFGEPR, from the coding sequence ATGGAAGCTGCCGTCGTGACCCGCCCCGGTTTCGTCCTGAAAGTCGACGAACGCACTCCGCCGCTGCTGACCCTCGCGGGCAGCAACGTCAGCCTGCAACGTTTTCCCACCGGAACCGGCGTGGTCTACCCGCCGCAGCCCGTGCCCTCCTCGGATCCTGTCGCTCTGGTGGAGGGGGCGCTTGCCAATCCCGTCAACAGCACCCCCTTGGTAGGGTTGCTGCGCCCAGGGATGAAGCTGACCGTCGTGGTGGGAAACGTCGACCCGGTGCAACCCGGGATGCGTTTCGACATCAGGCGCAGCATCGTCGAACGCGTCCTCGAACACGCCGCCAAGGCGCGGGTGGATGACGTCGCCATCGTGGTGGCAGGTGGCCTCGGACCCCGGTGGGGCGGTCAGGACATCGTCGAGGCCCTCGGAGACCGGGTTGCCACGTCCTTTCTGCCCGAGGGCAGGATCACCAGCCACGACGTGACCTCGGAGGACCTGGTCACGGTGGCCACCGTGACCGGGGAACCGGTAAAGGTGGAAGCTCGGATCGCGGAATCGGATCTGGTGGTCCTGGTGGATGTCTGCCACGGTCCCGGGGAGCGGATGTTGCTCGCTGCCGGGGCCACGGATGTGGCCACCATCAACCGGGTCGGTGGGTTCGGTGGCAGCGAATCGGAGTGCAGGCGGGTTGCCACGGCGATCCACAGGGCAATCCCCGTCTTCTCCATCATTGCGGTGCTCGGGCAGCCTTATCTTGGGCGCCACCTGAGTTTCCTGAACCACTGTGAGTGGGAATGGCGGCTTCCGGAACAGGTCGCCTACGCCACCGCTCGCCAGTTCACCGCGCTACTGCCCCGGCAGGGAACCCAGAAACTCTACGCGGCGCCGAGCGCGGACTACGAGCTCTGCGACGTGATCGGCGGCGATCCGGCGCAGGTGGCGACCCGCGCCGCCGAGGTGTGGCGGGCCGCCAACGCCGTCGCCGCGCCACGCACCGGGATCCTCCTGACCTCGGTGTGGGGCGGTGGTCTCGACCCGGGGGACCCCGTGGGTTCGCCCGTCAACGCCTCCCACCAGGCGTTGCGCAACGCGGGAACTTCCCTCCTGCGCGATGGCGGGATACTGATCGCCTTCCACCCGCTCAGCCGGGTCTTTCCGAACCGGACTCTCGCCCCGGCCGCTGACTTCTTCACCAAGGTGCTCCCCGTCACGAGGGAACCGGCCGAGATCCACGAGCGGTTCGAACGCCAGGCCCTGGCCGACGACTGGTACCTGAAGCTCTACCGCGACCACAACGCATGGCATCCGCTCGCCGTCTTCCACACCTGGTACGGGATCCGCCGTGACACCGCCCGTCTGGCCGACGTCATCTGGGTTGGGGCCGACCGGGAAACCGCCCGCATCCTTGGGCAGCGGGCCGCGACCACCTTGGACGACGCGCTCGACCTGGCCCGGCAGATCACCGGGGACCGGGGGGACGCCACCTACCTGCACGGGCCCGGACGGATCTTCGGGGAGCCACGGTGA
- the ruvC gene encoding crossover junction endodeoxyribonuclease RuvC, protein MGIDPGLTRCGIGVVDGAVGRPPVFVAVGVVRTSPDLDVAHRLLQVEAGLERWFTEHTPDVVAIERVFAQHNTTSVIDTAQAAGVAALVAARHGLPVTFHTPSEVKAAVTGSGRADKPQVTSMVTTILRLDVPPRPADAADALALAVCHAWRGGHTNRYAALVAAARGKR, encoded by the coding sequence CTGGGGATAGATCCCGGCCTCACCCGCTGCGGTATCGGCGTGGTGGATGGTGCCGTGGGGCGGCCCCCCGTCTTCGTCGCGGTCGGGGTCGTGCGCACCAGCCCGGACCTGGACGTGGCCCATCGGCTGCTCCAGGTGGAGGCCGGACTCGAACGGTGGTTCACCGAACACACCCCGGACGTGGTCGCCATCGAACGCGTGTTCGCCCAGCACAACACGACATCCGTGATCGACACGGCACAGGCCGCCGGGGTCGCCGCCCTGGTCGCGGCCCGGCACGGGCTTCCCGTCACGTTCCACACCCCGAGCGAGGTCAAGGCCGCCGTCACCGGTTCGGGGCGGGCCGACAAGCCCCAGGTGACCTCCATGGTCACCACGATCCTGAGGCTCGACGTGCCCCCCAGACCGGCGGACGCGGCCGATGCCCTGGCCTTGGCCGTCTGTCACGCCTGGCGGGGCGGCCACACCAATCGATATGCGGCGCTGGTCGCAGCCGCGAGAGGAAAACGATGA
- the secD gene encoding protein translocase subunit SecD, producing the protein MFGIMASAGTWSPKLGLDLQGGMTITLTATNSTVEKDSLELARNIIQKRVDGLGIGEASVTTSGDRHIVVSAPNVQRDDMVKLIGSTAQLTFRPVLRTGQVGQQNNDPDLPGLPTPTPEPGETGSLLSVEEVLKYEATEQDTQAFNNFKCKDKIEARLDRATMGCDPTGQMKYLLGPAAIIGERVVRASSGVPQGQVSHVVTLEFDEAGTNTFSQMTTAMVSKQAPANQFAVVLDGVVQSAPRVQTAITNGQAQITGSFTAESAAELANILKFGALPLNFEPSQVETVSPTLGGEQLRVGLIAGGIGLALVILYCLAYYRGLGLVVIGSLGVAALATYASMVVLGEAMGFTLNLPAIAGAIVAIGVTADSFVIYFERIRDEIRDGRSLRSALTTGWVKARPTILVADMVSILSAIVLFILAVGGVKGFAFSLGLTTLLDLAVCFFFTKPLVQLLGRTKFFGEGHRFSGLDASHMGVSRDSLLGRRSRRTHRAKEA; encoded by the coding sequence ATGTTCGGGATCATGGCATCCGCCGGCACCTGGTCCCCGAAACTCGGCCTCGACCTGCAGGGCGGCATGACCATCACTCTGACCGCGACGAACTCGACGGTCGAGAAGGACTCGCTCGAACTGGCCAGGAACATCATCCAGAAACGTGTCGACGGGCTGGGAATCGGCGAGGCCTCGGTGACCACCTCGGGTGACAGGCACATCGTCGTCTCCGCCCCCAACGTCCAGCGCGACGACATGGTGAAGTTGATCGGCAGCACCGCCCAGTTGACCTTCCGTCCTGTGCTCCGCACCGGCCAGGTGGGGCAGCAGAACAACGATCCCGACCTTCCGGGCCTGCCCACCCCAACCCCGGAACCGGGCGAGACCGGGAGCCTCCTGAGCGTCGAAGAGGTACTGAAGTACGAAGCCACGGAGCAGGACACCCAGGCGTTCAACAATTTCAAGTGCAAAGACAAGATCGAGGCCCGTCTGGACAGAGCCACTATGGGTTGCGACCCGACGGGCCAGATGAAGTACCTTCTCGGGCCCGCGGCCATCATCGGTGAGCGTGTCGTCAGGGCCAGTTCCGGGGTTCCGCAGGGGCAGGTTTCCCACGTGGTCACCCTCGAGTTCGACGAGGCGGGCACCAACACGTTCAGCCAGATGACCACGGCCATGGTCTCCAAACAGGCGCCCGCCAACCAGTTCGCGGTGGTGCTCGACGGTGTGGTGCAGTCCGCTCCGCGGGTCCAGACCGCAATCACCAACGGCCAGGCCCAGATCACCGGCAGTTTCACCGCCGAGTCCGCGGCCGAACTCGCCAACATCCTGAAATTCGGTGCGCTGCCCCTCAATTTCGAGCCCTCCCAGGTGGAGACGGTGTCCCCCACACTCGGCGGCGAACAGCTCCGCGTCGGCCTGATCGCCGGCGGTATCGGCCTCGCGCTCGTGATCCTGTACTGCCTCGCCTACTACCGCGGGCTGGGGCTCGTGGTGATCGGATCCCTCGGTGTGGCCGCGCTCGCGACCTACGCGTCCATGGTGGTCCTCGGCGAGGCGATGGGCTTCACGCTGAACCTCCCGGCCATCGCCGGGGCGATCGTGGCGATCGGCGTGACGGCAGACTCCTTCGTAATCTACTTCGAACGCATCCGTGACGAGATACGCGACGGGCGGAGTCTCAGATCCGCCCTCACCACGGGCTGGGTCAAGGCCAGACCCACGATCCTGGTTGCGGACATGGTCTCGATTCTTTCCGCCATCGTCTTGTTCATCCTCGCGGTCGGCGGCGTGAAGGGTTTCGCCTTCTCCCTCGGCCTGACCACCCTGCTCGACCTGGCGGTCTGTTTCTTCTTCACCAAACCCCTCGTGCAGCTGCTGGGTCGCACCAAGTTCTTCGGTGAGGGGCACCGGTTCTCCGGGCTCGACGCCAGCCACATGGGAGTCAGCCGGGACTCCCTGCTGGGCCGCCGCAGCCGCCGCACCCACCGCGCCAAGGAGGCCTGA
- the ruvA gene encoding Holliday junction branch migration protein RuvA, with the protein MISQLTGTVTAAGAAWFVIDVGGVGFRGHCTPATAAALRPGETRTIHTSLVVREESLTLFGFGSDAEREAFELVQSASGVGPKVALAICSVLSPSDLRRAILAEDLRALCRVPGIGNKSAQKLVLELKDKAGLLALGDAEPVEAVSAGAANELWREQVMEGLQGLGWSAKEAGVACDAVADLAAGGAGVAQLMRAALGTLAKR; encoded by the coding sequence ATGATCTCCCAGCTGACGGGCACTGTGACGGCCGCAGGGGCCGCATGGTTCGTGATCGATGTCGGGGGGGTGGGTTTCCGCGGACACTGCACCCCCGCAACCGCCGCTGCGCTGCGTCCGGGGGAGACGAGAACCATCCACACCTCTCTCGTCGTGCGTGAGGAATCGTTGACGCTGTTCGGGTTCGGCAGCGATGCCGAGCGCGAGGCCTTCGAGTTGGTGCAAAGCGCTTCAGGAGTCGGCCCGAAAGTCGCCCTGGCCATTTGTTCCGTGCTGTCCCCGAGTGATCTGAGACGAGCCATCCTCGCGGAGGACCTGCGTGCTCTGTGCCGGGTGCCCGGGATCGGCAACAAGAGCGCCCAGAAACTGGTGCTGGAACTCAAGGACAAGGCGGGGCTGCTGGCCCTGGGCGATGCGGAACCGGTGGAGGCCGTGAGCGCAGGGGCGGCGAACGAGTTGTGGCGGGAGCAGGTCATGGAGGGTCTCCAAGGGCTCGGCTGGTCCGCCAAGGAGGCCGGGGTCGCGTGCGACGCAGTCGCGGATCTGGCCGCCGGGGGCGCCGGCGTCGCCCAATTGATGCGGGCAGCCCTCGGAACGCTGGCGAAACGCTGA